From Desmodus rotundus isolate HL8 chromosome 12, HLdesRot8A.1, whole genome shotgun sequence, one genomic window encodes:
- the SPRR4 gene encoding small proline-rich protein 4, which yields MSSQQQQQQQQQQHLSQKIQQQQVKQPCQPPPVKCQETCAPQTKDPCAPQTKKQCPPKSTSVPAQQTCPLVQQTPKSKQK from the coding sequence ATGtcttcccagcagcagcagcagcagcagcagcagcagcacctgtcCCAGAAGATCCAGCAGCAGCAGGTGAAACAGCCatgtcagccaccacctgtcaAATGTCAAGAGACATGTGCACCCCAAACCAAGGATCCATGTGCTCCCCAGACCAAGAAGCAGTGTCCACCCAAGAGCACCTCTGTCCCTGCCCAGCAGACATGCCCCTTGGTCCAGCAAACCCCCAAGAGTAAACAGAAGTAA
- the LOC128779759 gene encoding putative small proline-rich protein 5: MSQQKQKQCCPPPQQCCPPPKQCCPPPQQCCPPPKQCCPPPQQCCPPPQQCCPPPQQCCPPPKQCCPPPQQCCPPPQQCCPPPKQCCPPPQQCCPPPQQCCPPPQQTKQTCQPPPKCKEPCVPKCRKSK; encoded by the coding sequence ATGTCTCAGCAGAAACAGAAGCAGTGCTGCCCCCCACCTCAGCAGTGCTGCCCCCCGCCCAAGCAGTGCTGCCCCCCACCTCAGCAGTGCTGTCCCCCACCCAAGCAGTGCTGCCCCCCACCTCAGCAGTGCTGCCCTCCACCTCAGCAGTGCTGCCCCCCACCTCAGCAGTGCTGCCCTCCACCCAAGCAGTGCTGCCCCCCACCTCAGCAGTGCTGCCCCCCACCTCAGCAGTGCTGCCCCCCACCCAAGCAGTGCTGCCCCCCACCTCAGCAGTGCTGCCCTCCACCTCAGCAGTGCTGCCCTCCACCTCAGCAGACCAAGcagacttgccagcctccacccAAATGCAAGGAGCCCTGTGTGCCCAAGTGCCGGAAGTCCAAGTAG